One Patescibacteria group bacterium genomic window, TTTTCCAGGGCAAAACTTTGTTCCCCGTTGACGAACAATTATCATTCCCGCCTTAGCTTTTTGTCCTTCAAAAAGTTTAACCCCAAGATACTTTGGTCTGGAATCTCTTCCTAATTTTGTTGCTCCTTTTGCTTTTGTCTTAGCCATATTTGTTTATGTTAGCAAAATTTCTCAAACTTATCAAGCATTATCAGGCAGATATTATATTATTTATTACTGTTATTTTAGTTTCTTTACTATCTTTTGCCGCAGGATATATAATAAAAAATTTCTAATTTCTAATTTCTAAAATATGCAAGTAGCAATTATTGGAGCAGGGATTTCGGGTCTCTATTTAGCTTGGAAACTTTCTGGAAAAGGGCATGATGTTACTGTTTTTGAGAAAAAAGGAAAGGTTGGAAATGAAGTTTGTTCAGGCCTTTTTTCTAAAAGAATTTTAGAATTTATACCTGAGAGTCATAAGCTGATACAAAACAGAATAAGTCATGTTATTCTGCATTTTTCTAAAAAAACGGTAAAAGTAGAATTTTCTAAAAATTTTTTTGTAATAAGCCATTTTGAATTAGATAAATTAGTAGCTGATTTAGCTCAAAAATCAGGAGCTAAAATTATTTTAGATCATAATGTTTCTTCCTTGCCTGAAGGATTTGATAAAATAATTGGCTGCGATGGAGCTAATTCCTTTATGAGGAAAAGTTTGAATCTTCCGGAGCCTACATATCGATTAGGAATATTGGGGTTTATAAGAAGACCTTATTCTATAAATTATGTAGAAACCTGGCCTTGCAAAAATGGTTTTATTTGGAAAATTCCCAGAGGTAAAGAGATAGAATACGGAATTCTTGCCAAACCAAAAGAAGCTAAGCTAATTTTTGATGAATTTTTGAAGAAAAAAAATATTATTCTTGAAAGAGCGAAATCAAAAATAGTTCCTCAGGGTCTTATAATGCCATCAAGTCTTTTAATAACTCTTTGTGGAGACGCTACTGGTTTAACTAAACCTTGGTCAGGTGGGGGAGTGATTTGGGGGCTGACTGGAGCTGAAATTCTTTTAAAAACTTTTCCTGATTTTCTAAAATACAAAAGAGCAATGAGAAGATTCTTTATCCCCAAAATCATTTTTTCTAAAACAGCAGTTAAATTAGTTTATTTTTTGGGATACAGAACTCCTTGGCTTCTTCCAAAAAAAGCCAGAATGGAATCTGACTTTCTATTGTAAATATTCGTATGCATAAAAAAAGGAAGGGTAGAAGTTTTCGCTCTTTGCAGGAGAAGTTTTTGGAGGAAATGGCGAGAGGACTTCTAGTAGAATTCCCTTCCTTTCTACGCGTAAATGCGTAGTGTGAAGACATTTACGAAGTTTTAGCTTGAAAACGATCTAGTTCTATTTTATAATAATAAAAAATAATAAACAATGTCAATATTTATTAATGAAAAAACAAATATTTAAAATACCTACTCATTTAGGAATCATTATTGACGGAAACCGGAGGTGGGCCAAAAAAAGAGGCCTACCTTCTTTTGAAGGTCACCGCAGAGGATTAGATAGGGTCAATAAGATAGGGGAGTGGTGCAGAAAGCGAGGGGTAAAAATTTTAACTCTTTATACTTTTTCTACTGAAAATTGGAATAGGTCTAAAAAAGAAATAAGTTATTTAATGAAACTTCTCGGCGAAGCTTTGAATAGAAAGAATGTAAAAGAGTTGCATCAAAAAAAGATAAAATTACAAGTAATTGGCCAGAAAGAAAGGTTGCCTCGATTCCTTCAACAGAGAATAAAAAAAGCAGAAGGATTAACTCAAAACAACAAAGAGGGGATTTTGAATTTAGCTATTTCTTATGGGGGGAGACCAGAAATTGTTCAAGCTGTTAAAAACATTATAGAAAAGAAAGTTCTTGCCAGTAAAATTACCGAAGATTTAATCGATAAAAACCTCTGGACAGCAGATTTGCCTGAGCCAGATTTAATTATTCGAACCGGTGGAGCACAACGACTATCTAATTTTTTAACCTGGCAATCTATTTATTCTGAACTTTATTTCACCAAAAAACACTGGCCCGAATTCACCGAGAAAGATTTAGACGAAGCCCTTTTAGAT contains:
- the uppS gene encoding di-trans,poly-cis-decaprenylcistransferase, with amino-acid sequence MKKQIFKIPTHLGIIIDGNRRWAKKRGLPSFEGHRRGLDRVNKIGEWCRKRGVKILTLYTFSTENWNRSKKEISYLMKLLGEALNRKNVKELHQKKIKLQVIGQKERLPRFLQQRIKKAEGLTQNNKEGILNLAISYGGRPEIVQAVKNIIEKKVLASKITEDLIDKNLWTADLPEPDLIIRTGGAQRLSNFLTWQSIYSELYFTKKHWPEFTEKDLDEALLDYSRRQRRFGR
- a CDS encoding NAD(P)-binding protein, yielding MQVAIIGAGISGLYLAWKLSGKGHDVTVFEKKGKVGNEVCSGLFSKRILEFIPESHKLIQNRISHVILHFSKKTVKVEFSKNFFVISHFELDKLVADLAQKSGAKIILDHNVSSLPEGFDKIIGCDGANSFMRKSLNLPEPTYRLGILGFIRRPYSINYVETWPCKNGFIWKIPRGKEIEYGILAKPKEAKLIFDEFLKKKNIILERAKSKIVPQGLIMPSSLLITLCGDATGLTKPWSGGGVIWGLTGAEILLKTFPDFLKYKRAMRRFFIPKIIFSKTAVKLVYFLGYRTPWLLPKKARMESDFLL
- the rpmA gene encoding 50S ribosomal protein L27, whose amino-acid sequence is MAKTKAKGATKLGRDSRPKYLGVKLFEGQKAKAGMIIVRQRGTKFCPGKNVRKGADDTLYAKKAGVVKFKTKRIRRFDSSQRTAKVVNVEQKET